GAGACTAGTTGAGGGATTgggaaatgaagaagaagaaggcggcAGTGGATTTGAAGTCCCTGTGGGAAAGGACCGGGAAGGTGCCGAAGACGGCATCCACCTCAGTGCCGGCagtggcagcggcagcggcacctCCGTCAAGTTTGCTTCGATGCTTGAGGTTCTTTCTGCAGCAAGGACTGGCTTTTCAGGGGCATGGCGAAATCGAGGAGTCACTGAAGGAAGGAGTTTTTCCTGAGCTCTTGAAGTGGCTGGCAGAGCATTTGGAAGGAGCTGACAAGGCGGTTCTGGAGAATGGTTTAAGTGATCCTCAAATTACTTCTCCAAACATGCTGAAGGATCTGGTCAGTGCTTGCGCCAGAGAAACCACCAGGCGTATTGTGCGGGACCTTGGCGAGGAGAATTTCGCGATACTTGCTTGCCTGCTTACTGATGCTTGCCATAATGAGCAGCTGGTTGTTTGCTTGCGGTATGTCGATAAGAAAGGAAGGGTGGTTGAGAGGTTGGCTGGCATTGTGAATGTTGAGAACCCAGACGCTTCTACAATTAAAGGTGCGATTGAGTCCGTACTCAGGGATCACTCCTTGAGCTGGTCAAGGGTCCGTGGGCAGGGGTATGATGGAGTAGGCAACATAAGGGATCACGTGAAGGGTCTAAAGAAACTAATAACGGATGAGTCTCCTTCTGCTCATTATGTTCATTGCTTTGCCCAGGAACTGCAATTGGCACTTGTTACTGTTCTTAAGAAGATCGATGCTTGTGCTGATTTCTTTGAGCAAATTGAATTTTTGTTGAGTGTTCTTGAAACTTCCTGCAGAAAGGCTCAAATGCTTCTAGTAGCTGAAGCTCAACAAGTACTAGAAGGTTTGGATCCAAAGAAGCCGTTTAGTACAAAGGATGATGCTGGTTATGGATTTCATTATAAAACTACCATACGAATTTATGTACTATATCCCACCATCCGAAGTGTTCTCATCATGATTGGAGAAGACTGCACTCAAGGCATGGAGGCTGTAAAAGCTCGAAAGTTATTGGCTTACTTCGAGTCGTTTGAGTTTGTTTTCATGACACGCTTGTTGTTCAATGTGTTGGGATACACTTACGACTTAAGCAGACGTTTCCGAATATTCAGAGATGATTTTATTGCAAATGCCATTGATTTCATTGGTTTGTCAAATAATGAGTTGTACACATTGTGTGGGAATGATGAATGGGATACATTTCTTAAAGATGTAACTGCTTTCTGTGGGAAGCATGACATCAAAGTCCCTAGCATGGATGATATTTATGAA
The genomic region above belongs to Panicum virgatum strain AP13 chromosome 8N, P.virgatum_v5, whole genome shotgun sequence and contains:
- the LOC120684520 gene encoding zinc finger MYM-type protein 1-like; translation: MKKKKAAVDLKSLWERTGKVPKTASTSVPAVAAAAAPPSSLLRCLRFFLQQGLAFQGHGEIEESLKEGVFPELLKWLAEHLEGADKAVLENGLSDPQITSPNMLKDLVSACARETTRRIVRDLGEENFAILACLLTDACHNEQLVVCLRYVDKKGRVVERLAGIVNVENPDASTIKGAIESVLRDHSLSWSRVRGQGYDGVGNIRDHVKGLKKLITDESPSAHYVHCFAQELQLALVTVLKKIDACADFFEQIEFLLSVLETSCRKAQMLLVAEAQQVLEGLDPKKPFSTKDDAGYGFHYKTTIRIYVLYPTIRSVLIMIGEDCTQGMEAVKARKLLAYFESFEFVFMTRLLFNVLGYTYDLSRRFRIFRDDFIANAIDFIGLSNNELYTLCGNDEWDTFLKDVTAFCGKHDIKVPSMDDIYEPVLRSKGSFRKVKNIHRYRVKIFTSVFDGQFQEFNDRFDEVNADFLLCAASLDPAKSFYHYDKDKLLKLARFYPKDFSRKDLSQLPILLTRFIADMREDERFRDVKSFVELSVMLVETKKSLKHPIVYKLLKLVLVLPIATASVERVFSAMDLVMNKLRNRVGKQLLYDCLVTFIERDVFMQVKDEALVSFPSHCRSVKLQGASGC